One genomic segment of Aquipluma nitroreducens includes these proteins:
- a CDS encoding MutS-related protein — protein sequence MTNFRTKKAREKLLHSFGKLKSESFDMEQIESYFRKKDHSGAFQVLSDKTCNDLDFQELYLFVDRTNSKIGQQFLYNRLRTIPSHSNEITGFETLIEKFANEPDFRVNIQSELARLNDREAFYITSLFQEEHLKPPKWFFIVRLLAFTSLLSLVMMIFNPSLIFIFLGVFVINMGVHYWNKKNLFEYLASLPQLLKLSKVAKELFKNDALKEINPNLQQSTDILDQVRNRMSFFNLEVKLQSDMQVFFWGVLEIFKIAFLIEPLLLFGVLKRLENKRKEIETIFEFVGHIDTLISIASFRHGLEKYCIPEISKKQKHLIAEEAYHPLIPECVKNSITVDGKSILLTGSNMSGKTSFIRTIGINAITAMTLNTCFADRFSLPRLKVFSAIRISDDLMNDKSYYFEEVLTIKEMVDNSFSSISNLFLLDEIFKGTNTVERISAGKAVLSALTKENNLVFVSTHDIELADLLKDEYELYHFSEKVDHKTVAFDYTLKDGKLKNRNAIRILQINDYPESIIAEAIALAKQLDKTAMNLQSEHVAEPAGIR from the coding sequence ATGACAAATTTTCGAACTAAAAAAGCCCGCGAAAAGTTACTCCATTCATTCGGTAAACTGAAAAGCGAATCGTTCGATATGGAGCAGATCGAAAGTTATTTCAGAAAGAAGGATCATTCCGGAGCTTTTCAGGTTTTGTCAGACAAAACATGTAATGATCTGGATTTTCAGGAATTATACCTATTTGTCGATCGCACCAATTCAAAGATCGGGCAGCAATTTTTATATAACCGGTTGCGAACCATTCCTTCGCATTCGAATGAAATCACAGGTTTTGAAACATTAATCGAAAAATTCGCGAATGAACCGGACTTCCGGGTCAATATTCAAAGTGAGCTGGCCCGATTGAACGACCGCGAAGCTTTTTACATTACCTCTCTTTTTCAGGAAGAGCATTTGAAGCCACCCAAATGGTTTTTTATTGTTCGGCTTCTGGCCTTTACCAGCCTGTTGTCGTTGGTCATGATGATTTTCAATCCAAGTCTGATTTTCATTTTTCTTGGAGTTTTTGTGATTAACATGGGCGTTCATTATTGGAATAAGAAAAACCTGTTTGAATATTTAGCCTCTTTGCCTCAATTACTTAAGTTAAGTAAAGTGGCCAAGGAACTGTTTAAAAATGACGCGCTCAAAGAAATCAATCCAAATCTTCAGCAATCGACCGACATTCTTGATCAGGTAAGGAACCGGATGTCGTTTTTCAACCTCGAAGTGAAACTTCAGAGCGACATGCAGGTATTTTTCTGGGGCGTTCTTGAGATTTTTAAAATAGCATTTCTAATTGAACCTTTACTTTTGTTCGGAGTACTTAAACGCTTGGAAAACAAACGTAAGGAAATTGAGACCATATTTGAATTTGTAGGGCATATTGACACTTTGATTTCAATTGCATCGTTCAGGCATGGACTTGAGAAATATTGCATTCCTGAAATCAGTAAAAAACAAAAACACCTGATTGCCGAAGAGGCTTACCACCCTTTAATTCCTGAATGCGTAAAGAACAGCATTACGGTTGATGGAAAGTCAATCCTGCTGACCGGTTCAAACATGTCGGGCAAAACATCGTTCATCCGCACCATCGGGATTAATGCAATCACTGCCATGACGCTAAATACCTGTTTTGCCGATCGTTTTTCGTTACCTCGATTAAAGGTGTTCTCGGCCATTCGAATCAGCGACGATTTGATGAATGATAAAAGCTATTATTTCGAAGAAGTTTTAACCATCAAGGAAATGGTTGACAATAGTTTCAGTTCGATTTCGAACCTGTTTTTGCTCGACGAAATATTTAAAGGTACCAATACAGTTGAACGAATTTCGGCAGGAAAAGCAGTACTTTCAGCCTTGACAAAAGAGAATAACCTAGTTTTTGTTTCGACGCACGACATTGAGCTGGCTGATTTGTTGAAAGACGAATATGAGTTGTATCATTTCAGCGAAAAAGTAGACCATAAGACGGTTGCTTTTGATTATACGTTAAAGGATGGAAAATTGAAAAACCGGAATGCGATCCGAATTCTACAGATCAACGATTATCCGGAATCGATAATTGCAGAAGCGATAGCACTCGCGAAGCAACTGGATAAAACGGCGATGAATTTACAAAGCGAGCATGTTGCAGAACCAGCAGGCATCCGGTAG